Proteins from a single region of Psychrobacter cryohalolentis K5:
- a CDS encoding LysR family transcriptional regulator, whose translation MNLQRVDLNLLVHLDVLLREKNVTRAAEQLGITQPAMSNILRRLRKLFNDPLLVRSSEGMTPTERALELQPRIREILADLTQVLEPRTEFRPYSTSRVFRIMTSDYAEATLVPKLVKALRSEAPNVILDFLTPSDVSYRDMEQGRVDLAINRFNEIPQSFHQVLVWRDTFSCLLSSESPYAHRFNLKNYLKAQHVWVSKTGMGVGFGVNPEKSGGLGSIDQALQRLGQKRQISVFTRHYQMPAMLAANKDLIATLPTRVAKMQANNDSIIMEEPPFFIPEFELTMAWSPLLQHHPAHRWLRQLIMHVARQIVNDEENPPQEIPVINHLF comes from the coding sequence ATGAATTTGCAGCGGGTTGATTTAAATTTATTGGTACATTTGGATGTTTTGTTGCGAGAAAAAAACGTAACGCGCGCCGCTGAGCAGCTAGGCATTACTCAGCCGGCGATGAGTAATATTTTGCGCCGCTTGCGTAAGTTGTTTAACGACCCTTTATTGGTGCGTTCATCAGAAGGGATGACACCGACCGAGCGCGCCCTTGAATTACAGCCTCGTATCCGTGAGATACTTGCCGATTTGACACAAGTGTTAGAGCCACGTACTGAGTTTCGTCCTTATAGCACCTCACGCGTTTTTCGTATTATGACCTCAGATTATGCTGAGGCGACCTTGGTACCAAAATTGGTGAAAGCGCTACGCTCAGAGGCACCCAATGTCATTTTAGATTTCTTAACGCCATCGGATGTGTCTTATCGTGATATGGAGCAGGGGCGTGTAGATTTGGCAATCAACCGCTTTAACGAGATCCCGCAAAGCTTCCATCAAGTGTTGGTATGGCGTGATACCTTTAGCTGCCTGTTATCCTCTGAAAGTCCTTATGCTCATCGCTTTAATCTCAAAAACTATCTTAAAGCGCAGCACGTTTGGGTATCAAAAACTGGTATGGGCGTGGGCTTCGGTGTCAATCCAGAAAAATCTGGTGGCTTAGGTTCTATCGATCAAGCGTTGCAGCGTTTAGGTCAAAAACGTCAAATCAGCGTCTTTACCCGTCACTATCAGATGCCTGCTATGCTGGCCGCAAACAAAGATTTGATTGCGACTTTGCCGACTCGTGTCGCAAAAATGCAGGCTAATAACGACAGCATTATTATGGAAGAGCCACCGTTTTTTATACCAGAATTTGAGCTAACGATGGCGTGGTCGCCGTTATTGCAGCATCATCCGGCGCATCGCTGGTTACGTCAGCTGATTATGCACGTAGCACGTCAAATCGTTAATGATGAAGAAAATCCACCACAAGAAATCCCTGTGATCAATCACTTATTTTAG
- a CDS encoding isocitrate lyase yields the protein MSTAYKSAIDLVRELKQKHGNWQNISETDAARMMAQNRFKTGLDIAKYTAKIMRQDMEEYDNDTSQYTQSLGAWHGFVAQQTMYAKKKYFGTTSKTYIYLSGWMVAALRSEFGPLPDQSMHEKTSVPKLIAEIYTFLRQADAKVLNDYFRELNAAEEAGQDTSAILEKIENFDSHVVPIIADIDAGFGNEEATYLLTKQMIEAGACAIQVENQVSDAKQCGHQAGKVTVPHEDFISKINAIRYAFLELGVEDGVIVARTDSEGASLTQKIPVSNEPGDLASQYIDFIEMEEVTLENAKENDSLLKHNGKLVRPVRLPNGLYQFREDTNIDRVVLDCVTALENGADLLWIETPTPDVAHIKMMVDRIKEQQPKAKLVYNNSPSFNWTLNFRKQIIAQWEEEGKDLSAYNKADLMSADYDGTELDTAADEAARNFQRDAAREAGVFHHLITLPTYHTTALSVHELAKGYFGEDGMLAYAAGVQRKEIREGIACVKHQAMAGSDLGDDHKEIFSGENALKAGGGKNTMNQF from the coding sequence ATGTCAACTGCATATAAATCAGCGATCGATTTAGTACGTGAACTAAAACAGAAACACGGTAACTGGCAGAACATCAGCGAAACTGATGCGGCACGTATGATGGCACAAAACCGCTTCAAAACAGGTTTAGATATTGCTAAGTACACCGCAAAAATTATGCGTCAAGACATGGAAGAGTATGACAATGACACGTCTCAATACACCCAGTCTCTAGGTGCATGGCATGGTTTTGTTGCACAGCAAACCATGTATGCGAAGAAAAAATATTTTGGCACAACATCTAAAACTTACATCTACCTATCTGGTTGGATGGTAGCAGCTCTACGTTCTGAGTTTGGTCCTCTGCCTGACCAATCTATGCACGAAAAAACGTCTGTACCTAAGCTGATTGCAGAGATCTACACTTTCTTGCGTCAAGCAGATGCAAAAGTATTGAACGATTATTTCCGCGAGCTAAACGCTGCTGAAGAAGCGGGTCAAGACACCTCAGCTATCTTAGAAAAAATCGAAAACTTTGATTCACATGTTGTGCCAATCATTGCAGATATCGATGCAGGTTTCGGTAACGAAGAAGCAACGTATCTATTGACCAAACAAATGATTGAAGCGGGTGCTTGTGCCATTCAGGTTGAAAACCAAGTATCTGATGCCAAGCAATGTGGTCACCAAGCGGGTAAAGTTACCGTACCGCATGAAGACTTCATCTCTAAAATAAACGCGATTCGTTATGCATTCTTAGAGCTTGGTGTTGAAGACGGTGTTATCGTTGCTCGTACTGACTCTGAAGGCGCGTCATTAACGCAAAAAATCCCAGTATCAAATGAGCCAGGCGATCTTGCTTCTCAGTACATCGATTTTATCGAGATGGAAGAAGTCACGCTAGAAAACGCCAAAGAGAACGACAGCTTACTTAAGCATAACGGCAAATTAGTACGTCCAGTTCGTTTGCCTAACGGTTTATATCAGTTCCGTGAAGACACCAACATCGATCGCGTGGTCCTTGACTGTGTAACTGCTCTAGAAAACGGCGCTGATCTACTATGGATCGAAACACCGACTCCAGACGTAGCACACATCAAAATGATGGTTGACCGTATTAAAGAGCAACAGCCAAAAGCCAAGCTTGTATACAACAACAGCCCATCGTTCAACTGGACGCTGAACTTCCGTAAGCAAATCATCGCTCAGTGGGAAGAAGAAGGTAAAGACCTATCTGCCTATAATAAAGCTGACTTGATGAGTGCTGATTACGATGGTACTGAGCTTGATACAGCAGCTGACGAAGCGGCTAGAAACTTCCAACGCGATGCAGCACGTGAAGCAGGTGTATTCCATCACTTAATCACGCTACCTACTTATCACACCACGGCTCTTAGCGTTCATGAACTTGCTAAAGGCTACTTCGGTGAAGATGGTATGCTTGCTTATGCAGCTGGCGTACAACGTAAAGAAATCCGTGAAGGCATCGCTTGTGTTAAACACCAAGCAATGGCGGGTTCTGACCTTGGTGATGATCATAAAGAGATCTTCTCTGGTGAAAACGCCCTTAAAGCTGGCGGCGGCAAGAACACGATGAACCAGTTCTAA